The following nucleotide sequence is from Oryzias melastigma strain HK-1 linkage group LG3, ASM292280v2, whole genome shotgun sequence.
GCGTACTTTGAGTCTATGATTTAGCTGTGGCTGGATAATCAGGAGATAATTAGGGACCTGATTGGCAGCACCTGTGTGCACTACAAGCTCAAAACAATCGAAGAATAACAGAATATGAAGATATAACAGATTATGAATGCAAATACTTGcaggatttttaaacaaatgcatttacgcacatttttttctgagacaaattgttcaaatgcaatgcaatgcattgtggtgtATATTTGGCACATATACGCTCACTAGCTTTATTCATTATATTTTGGCACCCCAACAAAATGGCAATATGCACtaaggctgccacgattagtcgactaatcgactatcaaaatagttgatgactaatttaatggtTGATTAATCataacttaatattttatggagtcagaatatagtaaagttgaaagttatattggcattctgctagctttttggactattttggcatttaatatagtttttaggctgttttggaatgtagtcattatttcagctacatgctagctgttttggctagtttagaatttttttcagttttttaggctaaactggagttttgctaatatttcagctgcatgcaagCTATTTTAGCTATAGGCTATATAggcttttttaggttatttttttagtttagctaatatttcagctttattctagctgttttggttaacttaggcttttttatttttaggctaatttggcatttagctaatatactAGCAGTCTTTCAACTTCTGTGTATTCAGCAATCAAtttatctgcgataatgctagtgtgaattacctagtttttagttagcttaaagctaatgatggctaagatgtgttttacatcttGACTTTGcgcatgatccgattagtcgactaatcagaaaaaataatctgtgattagtcgtctactaaaataatcgtttgtggcagcactaatatgCACAGAGCtctgagtagtgaaggaattcagccTGTGTGTCACAGCCATCCAACAGTGTTTATTCCTTATAATTGTGTCACAatttaaactagaaaataaACTAGCTTTCAAtaattatacttaaaaaaaaaaaagaaagtttttgtttAATCCAAGGTTAGCCTCTCATTCTGAACTCTGGTCGTCTGTCATACCTTTCAGAGGACTGTGTCCGTCTTTCTGCCGAACTCCACCACAGTCGATCCAGCTGTCAGCTCATGTGGCTCGAACGGGAGCGCCCCAACGCTGATGGGCAAGTTTGGGTCCGGCCACCGTTTTGGCATGAACTTTTCCACCAATGGAAGTCTCTACAGCGTGGACACCCTGTCTCTGCAGTACAACTTGAGCGACGCTTCACTTTTCCCTGAAGCCAACAGCTCTGGTGAGGAGGAAAAACTACTGTGGCTTTTTGCACACTTTCTTCTCattagtggatgcatcagggcATGTAAAACATATCATTTTCATCATATCAAATGCAtagaactgttaaaaaaaaagacctgcacaattttatttttgtaatgaaaCTACAGTGAATCATTTAAATCAGATTACATTTCGACAAACTGACAGAAATTGACAgatctttaaaaatgagcattttatgactttattgtaATCTAATGTAATTGGAGCCCATTTAACTACAAAACAACTGCCTTAAATGAATGTTTACATGCTTGCCTGTGTACCAGAGGtcgttgtttttgttctgtctgCCTCGATGGGGATTTGGGCACCGATCAACACCACCTACCGCTGTCTGAGTCCAACTACCGTCACCCTTGTTCGACCCAACGTCACTTTCTCTGATATGATGCTGGAGGCCTACATGCCTGGAAATGACCTTAGTCCTGCTGGTACGTTCATGACAAAGACTTCTCCACTAAATGATTCAGGAGCCGATCAagcatttgttgttttccatCACAGAGCGGGTATGTGCGGCAGATCAAACCACTACTGTAGCTCCTACTACAACAACCAGTGCAGCCCCACCGACCACGCCGTCACCAACTCCAGCAGGAACTCCCAAACAAGGCTCCTACTCCGTGAAGGACGGCAACGGCACCGTGTGTCTCTTGGCCAAAATGGGAGTGCAGCTCAATGTCAGCTACATCTCTCAGTCCCAGAATAAGGTAGCCTGAAGCTGAATCCAACCCAGCACTTTCTATAGTTTTAAAGGGTTATAAAAAGCGTAGATTGAAGCAACTTTGACCTCTGAGTCCATTAATCAATGcagcttcttttcctttcagactGTTCAGGAGCTGGTTAACCTGACTCCTAATCTGACCAGCTCATCTGGATTGTGTGGAGGCAGCAGTGCCGCTTTGGTTTTGACCCAAGAGGAGAGCACTACCCTCAGCTTCTTCTTCACTGTGGTACGTTCATCGATTATCTTTTAAACCAATTTAACtctgaatgtctttgtttttattcttctgcaaaaaaataaatattctaatcTCTCTTCTCTTCCACAGAACTCAACATCCAAGAAGTATCACCTAAGTGGGATAACTCTGCAAGCGAACTGGACCGACATGATGAGTATGTCACGGTCTTTATGCATCGTTTTTGTGTGAACTTTGAGCTGGTGTTGAGGTTCTCGTCTTCTGCACAGCTCCCGTCTCAGCCAGTAACAGCAGCCTGGATTACCTGAGGAGTTCACTGGGACACTCCTACATGTGTAACGCAGAACAAACTCTCTTTGTGGTCTCTACGTTCTCCATCAACATGTTTGAACTCCAGGTTCAGCCGTTTGGCGTCGTATCATCCCAGTTTGCCTCAGGTTAGAGGTTCCTTTTcttagatttatgtttttgtaaactGATACCcgacatttgtttaaaacatctTCACATGGACTACAGATAtatacaaagttaaaaaaaaaaccatttttcatgttggcACAAGTCTAAAGTGTTAACTCTTCTTTGTGTGCAGCTGAAGTGTGTCAAATAGACCAGGATCAAATGTTGATTCCCATCATCGTTGGAGCAGCTCTGGCCGGGCTGGTTCTGATTGTCCTCATCGCGTACCTAATAGGCCGAAAGAGGAGCCACGCTGGATACCAGACCATATGAAGCCACTCTGTCTCGCACCAAACAGACTGAACCTGAATGAGAATGCTGTGGATGCGACAATTACTGAGTTCATGCTTATCCTGttattgaaatgtgttttttctttcctaaaTGTTGGTGGATGATTTGAAAATTCCAGTTCATCTTAGATCTGTGGATCTCTGACTCCAGAGACTTCTGATCATCACAGATTGGATGAGTTTGCttatttagcttaaatattgATTCATTTCTATTCAAGTTTTTGGGATGAAATCAGATTTTCTGAAACTGTTTTTAGCTGTATTCTTCTTGAAAATCAATCAGAGGGAGGGAAGCGGAGGCTTGTGCGGAGAGACAATACTTTGAGTTTTCCTGTGTCCACAGGTATACTTTCAGCCTCGATAAATATGTTGTAAAAAGGGAAAGCTCTGTATATTTCTCCAGAATGAAGAAGCTAATTCGATTTTTGGCTCTAGCTtccatttttttgcatatataCTTGCAAGTTTTCCTGTGAGTTCTGTCCATTAACAGTAAaagcaaaatgcattttttaagaaacaacctgattaaataaaagctttgcaCATTAAATTCCAGCTTTTCCTGTTTGGAGTTCAATCGTTATAGTTTTGCAGCACTTCGGTATCCAAACCCTAAAGAAGGTGGTGACTTGTTGCCTTCAAATCTAAATGAAAGTGGTTGTTTTCCAGCAGCAACTTTTCTCACAGATTTCAGGAAATGTTAGCTTCATACGTTATAACTTCACACATGTAGCTCTTTTCACACTTGGTTTGTGTTTTGACGTTTCCGTTTTCAAATGCTGATCAGTCTTCAAACAGCTCTGagtgtggttttttttaaagtgcactttttaaatgtagtatTGAGGCCACATCCagtctgaactgatgcttttcCCGCTgaattgtttaaagaaaaaaacagcaacgtga
It contains:
- the lamp1a gene encoding lysosome-associated membrane glycoprotein 1a — translated: MKEFPSFVAFFVVCFAVLGYTQAVTLEVKEGNSTCIKAEFSAVFSITYNTTNDTRTVSVFLPNSTTVDPAVSSCGSNGSAPTLMGKFGSGHRFGMNFSTNGSLYSVDTLSLQYNLSDASLFPEANSSEVVVFVLSASMGIWAPINTTYRCLSPTTVTLVRPNVTFSDMMLEAYMPGNDLSPAERVCAADQTTTVAPTTTTSAAPPTTPSPTPAGTPKQGSYSVKDGNGTVCLLAKMGVQLNVSYISQSQNKTVQELVNLTPNLTSSSGLCGGSSAALVLTQEESTTLSFFFTVNSTSKKYHLSGITLQANWTDMMTPVSASNSSLDYLRSSLGHSYMCNAEQTLFVVSTFSINMFELQVQPFGVVSSQFASAEVCQIDQDQMLIPIIVGAALAGLVLIVLIAYLIGRKRSHAGYQTI